One window of the Mycobacterium haemophilum DSM 44634 genome contains the following:
- a CDS encoding alpha/beta hydrolase — protein MSMALSRRDKIARMLLIWTAIAAVALVLAGCVRVVGGRALMAGPKLGQPVAWAPCRPSNPAVKLPGGALCGKLAVPVDYDHRDGEVAALALIRFPATGDKMGSLVINPGGPGESGIEAALGVVQTLPKRVRERFDLVGFDPRGVGSSRPAVWCNSDADNDRLRAESQVDYSPAGVTQIEDETKQFVGRCIAKMGKTFLENIGTVNVAKDLDAIRAALGDDKLTYLGYSYGTRIGAAYAEAYPQNVRSMILDGAVDPNADPIEADLRQAKGFQDAFNDYAADCAKKPSCPLGADPAKAVDVYHSLVNPLVDPNNLMVSRPAPTKDPRGLSYSDAIVGTIMALYSPTLWHHLTDGLSELVDHRGDTLLALADMYMRRDSHGHYTNATDARVAVNCVDQPPITDRAKVIDEDRRAREVAPFMSYGQFTGDAPLGTCAFWPVPPTSKPHVVSAPGLAPTVVVSTTHDPATPYKAGVDLANQLRGSLLTFDGTQHTVVFQGDSCIDDYVTEYLIGGTMPPSGAKC, from the coding sequence GTGAGCATGGCCCTGTCTCGTCGCGACAAGATCGCGCGCATGTTGCTGATCTGGACCGCGATCGCGGCCGTCGCGCTGGTTCTCGCCGGCTGTGTCCGCGTTGTCGGCGGGCGTGCTCTGATGGCTGGGCCGAAACTGGGCCAGCCGGTGGCGTGGGCACCGTGTCGTCCTAGCAACCCCGCGGTGAAACTCCCCGGCGGTGCGTTGTGCGGAAAGCTCGCCGTCCCCGTCGACTACGACCACCGCGATGGCGAGGTGGCGGCGCTGGCGTTGATTCGCTTTCCCGCGACCGGTGACAAGATGGGCTCGCTGGTTATCAACCCCGGGGGACCCGGCGAGTCCGGTATCGAGGCCGCGTTGGGCGTTGTTCAGACGTTGCCGAAGCGGGTCCGCGAACGCTTTGACCTGGTCGGGTTCGACCCCCGTGGGGTGGGGTCCTCGCGGCCTGCGGTCTGGTGCAACTCCGATGCCGACAACGACCGGTTACGAGCCGAGTCGCAAGTCGATTACAGCCCGGCGGGTGTGACGCAGATCGAGGACGAGACCAAGCAGTTCGTCGGTCGTTGTATCGCCAAGATGGGTAAGACATTCCTGGAAAACATCGGGACAGTTAACGTCGCCAAGGATCTCGATGCCATCCGCGCGGCGCTGGGTGATGACAAGCTGACCTACCTTGGCTACTCGTACGGCACCCGGATCGGTGCGGCCTACGCTGAGGCCTATCCGCAGAACGTGCGGTCGATGATTCTCGATGGCGCCGTCGACCCCAACGCCGATCCCATCGAGGCGGACCTGCGCCAGGCCAAGGGATTCCAAGACGCGTTCAACGACTATGCCGCCGACTGCGCGAAGAAACCGTCCTGCCCGCTTGGCGCCGACCCGGCCAAAGCCGTCGACGTCTACCACAGTCTGGTCAACCCGCTGGTCGACCCGAACAACCTGATGGTCAGCAGGCCCGCGCCGACGAAGGACCCGCGTGGGTTGAGTTACAGCGACGCCATTGTGGGCACCATCATGGCGCTGTACTCGCCGACGCTGTGGCACCACCTCACCGACGGTCTGTCGGAGCTGGTCGACCACCGCGGAGATACCCTGCTTGCCCTGGCCGACATGTACATGCGTCGCGACTCGCACGGTCATTACACCAACGCCACCGATGCGCGGGTGGCAGTCAATTGCGTTGATCAGCCCCCGATTACGGACCGGGCCAAGGTCATTGACGAAGACCGCCGGGCACGGGAGGTCGCACCGTTCATGAGCTATGGACAGTTCACCGGTGACGCGCCGCTGGGCACCTGCGCGTTCTGGCCGGTGCCACCGACCAGCAAGCCACACGTCGTCTCGGCGCCCGGCCTGGCGCCGACGGTGGTGGTGTCGACCACCCATGATCCGGCGACACCGTATAAGGCGGGGGTGGATTTGGCGAACCAGCTTCGGGGTTCGTTGCTGACCTTCGACGGAACCCAGCACACCGTGGTTTTCCAGGGTGACAGCTGCATTGACGACTACGTGACGGAGTATCTGATCGGCGGCACCATGCCGCCGAGCGGGGCGAAGTGCTGA
- a CDS encoding bifunctional [glutamine synthetase] adenylyltransferase/[glutamine synthetase]-adenylyl-L-tyrosine phosphorylase produces MVVTKPTTERPRLPGVGRLGLLDSPAAENLALLGWYGHDDRAHVDLLWSLSRAPDADAVLRAMVRLFENPDTGWDELNAALLTDRGLRGRLFAVLGSSLALGDHLAAHPQSWKLLRGRAKLPSADQLRQAFDECVSTFESEVGDETLGTSDAVVPRLRTLYRDQLLVLAALDVAATVEDEPVLPFTVVAAQLADTADAAMAAALRVAEKTVCGDRTPPRLAVIAMGKWGARELNYVSDVDVIFVAEHADPLSTRVASEMMRVASAAFFQVDAGLRPEGRSGELVRTVESHIAYYQRWAKTWEFQALLKARAAVGDAELGERYLAALMPMVWVACERADFVVEVQAMRRRVEQLVPADVRGRELKLGSGGLRDVEFAVQLLQLVHGRSDESLHVVSTVDALAALSEGGYIGREDAANLTASYEFLRLLEHRLQLQRLKRTHLLPQDDDEEAVRWLARAAHIRPDGRHDAAGVLREELKHQNLRVSQLHAKLFYQPLLESIGPAGLEIGHGMTSAAAERQLAALGYEGPQTALKHMSALVNQSGRRGRVQSVLLPRLLNWMSYAPDPDGGLLAYRRLSEALAAETWYLSTLRDKPAVARRLMHVLGTSVYVPDLLMRAPEVIQRYGDGLAGPKLLEAEPATVARALITSAGRHADPMRAIAAARSLRRRELARVGSADLLGLLEVTEVCKALTSVWVAVLQAALDAVIRAHLPDDGPQKGKAPAAIAVVGMGRLGGAELGYGSDADVMFVCEPAAGVEDAQALRWSATIAEQVRRLLGTPSVDPPLDVDANLRPEGRNGPLVRTLAAYAAYYAQWAQPWEIQALLRAHAVAGDADLGQRFLLMADKTRYPPDGVSAEAVHQIRRMKARVEAERLPRGADPNTHTKLGRGGLADIEWTVQLLQLRHAHELPTLHNTSTLESLDAIAAANLVPAADVDLLRQAWLTATRARNALVLVRGKPTDQLPGPGRQLNAVAVAAGWPSGDGGEFLDNYLRVTRRAKAVVHKVFGS; encoded by the coding sequence GTGGTCGTGACCAAACCCACGACGGAGCGCCCCAGGCTGCCCGGCGTCGGCCGGCTTGGATTGCTTGACTCTCCCGCCGCGGAGAACCTCGCGCTGCTGGGCTGGTATGGCCACGACGACCGGGCACACGTGGACCTGTTGTGGTCGCTGTCGCGCGCCCCAGACGCCGATGCTGTGCTGCGCGCCATGGTTCGGCTGTTCGAGAACCCAGACACCGGATGGGACGAGCTCAATGCCGCTTTGCTCACCGATCGCGGTCTGCGCGGGCGGCTATTTGCCGTGCTGGGCTCGTCGCTGGCGTTAGGCGATCACCTGGCCGCCCATCCGCAGTCGTGGAAGCTGTTGCGCGGCAGGGCCAAATTGCCGTCGGCCGACCAGCTGCGCCAGGCGTTCGACGAGTGCGTGAGCACGTTCGAGAGCGAGGTCGGGGACGAAACTTTGGGGACGTCGGACGCGGTGGTGCCTCGGCTACGCACGTTGTATCGTGACCAGCTGCTGGTGCTGGCCGCGCTCGATGTGGCCGCAACGGTCGAAGACGAGCCGGTGCTGCCGTTCACCGTGGTCGCTGCCCAGCTGGCCGATACCGCGGACGCCGCGATGGCGGCCGCGCTGCGGGTGGCCGAGAAAACTGTGTGCGGTGATCGCACGCCACCGCGACTGGCGGTCATCGCGATGGGCAAATGGGGTGCCCGCGAACTCAACTACGTCAGCGATGTCGACGTCATCTTCGTCGCCGAGCACGCCGATCCGCTCAGCACTCGCGTGGCCAGTGAGATGATGCGGGTGGCCTCGGCGGCGTTCTTCCAGGTGGACGCCGGGCTGCGGCCGGAGGGCCGCAGCGGTGAGCTGGTCCGCACAGTTGAGTCGCACATCGCCTATTACCAGCGCTGGGCGAAGACCTGGGAGTTCCAGGCGTTGCTGAAAGCCCGCGCGGCGGTTGGCGATGCGGAACTGGGTGAGCGTTACCTGGCCGCGTTGATGCCGATGGTCTGGGTTGCCTGCGAGCGTGCGGATTTCGTGGTCGAGGTGCAGGCCATGCGGCGGCGCGTGGAGCAGCTGGTGCCCGCGGATGTCCGCGGCCGCGAGCTCAAACTCGGCAGCGGCGGACTGCGGGACGTGGAGTTCGCTGTGCAGCTGCTGCAGCTGGTGCACGGCCGCAGCGACGAGTCGCTGCATGTGGTTTCCACGGTGGACGCGTTGGCGGCGTTGAGCGAGGGCGGCTACATCGGCCGTGAGGACGCCGCGAACCTGACTGCTTCCTATGAGTTTCTGCGGCTGCTCGAGCACCGGCTGCAGCTGCAGCGACTCAAACGCACCCACCTGCTGCCCCAGGACGACGATGAAGAGGCGGTGCGCTGGCTGGCCCGCGCGGCGCACATCCGTCCGGACGGCCGGCACGACGCTGCGGGGGTGCTGCGTGAGGAGCTCAAGCACCAGAACCTGCGGGTGTCGCAGCTGCACGCCAAGCTCTTCTATCAGCCGCTATTGGAGTCGATCGGGCCGGCCGGCCTAGAGATCGGTCACGGCATGACTTCGGCGGCAGCCGAGCGGCAGCTGGCCGCGCTGGGCTACGAGGGCCCGCAGACCGCGTTGAAGCACATGTCGGCGCTGGTCAATCAGAGCGGACGGCGAGGTCGGGTGCAGTCGGTGCTGTTGCCCCGGCTGCTCAACTGGATGTCGTATGCGCCTGACCCCGACGGCGGGCTATTGGCCTACCGGCGCCTGTCCGAGGCGTTGGCGGCCGAAACCTGGTACCTGTCCACGCTGCGTGACAAGCCCGCGGTGGCCAGGCGGCTCATGCATGTGCTGGGGACCTCGGTGTATGTGCCGGATCTGCTGATGCGCGCCCCCGAGGTCATTCAGCGTTATGGCGACGGGCTAGCGGGCCCGAAGTTGCTCGAGGCCGAGCCGGCCACGGTGGCTCGCGCGCTGATCACGTCGGCGGGCCGGCACGCCGACCCGATGCGGGCCATCGCCGCCGCGCGTAGCCTGCGGCGTCGTGAGTTGGCCCGGGTCGGTTCCGCGGACCTCCTGGGCTTGTTGGAGGTTACCGAGGTGTGCAAGGCACTGACGTCGGTGTGGGTGGCGGTGCTGCAGGCCGCTTTGGACGCAGTGATCCGGGCCCACCTGCCTGACGACGGCCCCCAAAAAGGCAAGGCACCGGCGGCGATCGCGGTCGTCGGCATGGGCCGATTAGGCGGCGCCGAGTTGGGTTACGGGTCCGACGCCGACGTGATGTTCGTCTGCGAGCCGGCGGCTGGTGTCGAGGATGCACAGGCGTTGCGGTGGTCGGCGACGATCGCCGAACAGGTTCGCAGACTGCTGGGGACACCCAGCGTTGACCCGCCGTTGGACGTGGATGCCAATCTGCGGCCCGAAGGGCGCAACGGGCCGCTGGTCCGCACCTTGGCGGCCTATGCCGCCTACTACGCGCAGTGGGCTCAGCCGTGGGAGATTCAGGCGCTGCTGCGCGCCCACGCGGTGGCCGGCGACGCCGATCTGGGCCAGCGGTTCCTGCTGATGGCCGACAAGACGCGCTATCCGCCCGACGGTGTATCGGCCGAGGCGGTGCACCAGATTCGCCGGATGAAGGCTCGGGTCGAGGCCGAGCGGTTGCCGCGCGGCGCCGACCCCAACACGCACACCAAGCTGGGCCGCGGGGGACTGGCCGACATCGAATGGACCGTGCAGCTGCTGCAGTTGCGGCACGCGCACGAGCTGCCGACCCTGCACAACACCTCGACGTTGGAATCCCTGGACGCCATCGCGGCGGCCAACCTGGTCCCCGCAGCGGACGTGGACCTGCTGCGGCAAGCGTGGCTGACCGCTACCCGGGCCCGCAATGCGCTGGTGCTGGTCCGGGGTAAGCCCACCGACCAACTGCCAGGGCCCGGACGCCAGCTCAACGCGGTCGCTGTCGCCGCCGGCTGGCCAAGCGGCGACGGCGGCGAATTCTTGGACAACTATCTGCGGGTGACCCGACGTGCAAAAGCGGTCGTGCACAAGGTGTTCGGGAGTTGA
- the panB gene encoding 3-methyl-2-oxobutanoate hydroxymethyltransferase — MSEQNIYGTSSSTPRTKIRTQHLQKMKAEGHKWAMLTAYDYSTARVFDEAGIPVLLVGDSAANVVYGYDTTVPVSVDELIPLVRGVVRGTRHALVVADLPFGSYEPGPTAALAVATRFMKEGGAHAVKLEGGQRVAEQIACLTAAGIPVMAHIGFTPQSVNGLGGFRVQGRGDAAEQTVADAIAVAEAGAFSVVMEMVPAELATQITGKLTIPTIGIGAGPNCDAQVLVWQDMAGLSSGKAARFVKRYADIAGELRRAATQYAEEVASGIFPAEEHWF; from the coding sequence ATGTCTGAGCAGAATATTTATGGGACTAGCAGCTCTACGCCGCGCACCAAGATCCGCACCCAGCACCTGCAGAAAATGAAGGCCGAAGGCCACAAGTGGGCCATGCTGACGGCTTACGACTATTCGACCGCCCGGGTTTTCGACGAGGCCGGCATCCCGGTGCTGCTGGTGGGTGATTCGGCGGCCAACGTGGTGTACGGCTACGACACCACGGTGCCGGTTTCGGTCGACGAGTTGATCCCGCTGGTCCGCGGCGTGGTGCGGGGTACGCGACACGCCTTGGTCGTCGCCGACCTGCCATTCGGCAGCTACGAGCCCGGACCCACCGCCGCGCTGGCCGTCGCCACCCGATTCATGAAGGAGGGTGGTGCGCACGCCGTAAAACTCGAAGGCGGCCAGCGGGTAGCCGAGCAGATCGCGTGCCTGACCGCGGCGGGCATTCCGGTGATGGCGCACATCGGGTTCACGCCGCAAAGCGTCAACGGCCTCGGCGGCTTCCGGGTACAGGGCCGTGGTGACGCCGCCGAACAAACCGTCGCGGACGCCATCGCCGTTGCCGAAGCCGGAGCATTTTCCGTCGTAATGGAGATGGTGCCGGCCGAGTTGGCCACCCAGATCACCGGCAAATTGACCATTCCGACAATCGGGATCGGAGCCGGTCCGAACTGCGACGCCCAGGTCCTGGTCTGGCAAGATATGGCCGGTTTGAGCAGCGGTAAGGCGGCACGCTTTGTCAAGCGGTATGCCGATATCGCCGGCGAGTTGCGCCGTGCCGCAACACAGTACGCAGAAGAAGTGGCCAGCGGGATCTTCCCCGCCGAGGAACACTGGTTCTGA
- a CDS encoding PPE family protein, which produces MMPDSQPSLNTNSAYPFGGSSCQLHYAKLSPEVNSSNIFDGPGSKALWDVIDRFEALADQMSLKSASLKSWNQALQGQWSGQSAARMAETAEKFQQWMVDFSQDAWKAALNVRYLAREFVEAQHSMRSTVEVAENRAQRATLVAEQSSGLARHDEEIAALDREYERFWAHDVDVMWRYEMYVRDKLASMPSWQEPPRADPELSRIHIRGG; this is translated from the coding sequence ATGATGCCTGACAGCCAACCATCACTGAACACTAACTCTGCCTACCCGTTTGGCGGCTCTAGTTGTCAGTTGCACTATGCCAAGCTATCGCCGGAGGTCAACTCTAGTAACATATTTGATGGTCCTGGTTCTAAGGCGCTATGGGACGTCATCGACCGTTTCGAGGCGTTGGCTGATCAAATGTCTCTCAAATCTGCCTCGTTGAAGAGCTGGAACCAGGCGCTGCAAGGGCAGTGGTCAGGTCAGTCGGCGGCACGGATGGCCGAGACCGCCGAGAAGTTTCAACAGTGGATGGTTGACTTCTCGCAGGATGCCTGGAAGGCCGCCCTTAATGTCCGTTACCTCGCGCGGGAGTTTGTCGAAGCGCAACATTCGATGAGGTCTACGGTTGAGGTTGCCGAGAACCGCGCTCAGCGGGCGACTTTGGTGGCAGAGCAGAGTTCTGGGTTAGCGCGACACGATGAGGAGATTGCGGCACTCGATAGGGAGTATGAGAGATTCTGGGCCCACGATGTCGACGTGATGTGGCGCTATGAGATGTACGTGCGCGACAAGTTGGCGAGCATGCCTTCGTGGCAGGAGCCGCCGCGGGCGGATCCTGAGCTGTCGAGGATCCACATACGTGGCGGGTGA
- a CDS encoding PE domain-containing protein, whose translation MSFVAVNTSALRQSAVDLKKISEDMREIRDAVAKNVVPPAKDCVSQLVASGLLENVVECHHRISQAAKTFDLYALNLLINVQAYEDAETGNTQTVQ comes from the coding sequence ATGTCTTTTGTGGCGGTAAACACCTCGGCGTTGCGTCAATCAGCCGTCGACCTGAAGAAGATAAGTGAAGACATGCGTGAAATCAGGGATGCGGTGGCGAAAAACGTTGTGCCCCCGGCTAAGGACTGTGTGTCGCAGCTGGTGGCGAGCGGCCTCCTTGAGAACGTAGTGGAGTGCCACCACAGAATCTCTCAGGCCGCGAAGACTTTTGACCTGTATGCGCTCAATTTGCTCATTAATGTTCAGGCGTATGAGGACGCCGAGACCGGCAACACCCAAACCGTCCAGTGA
- a CDS encoding alpha/beta hydrolase: MAAMLRLRSLSSALLSLGLLLHPAMALPVAGASPEQPPSPVPAAVPQQNWGNCSVFLPDTSDIPSAQCATVSVPVDYNNPGGAHAKLAVIRVPATGQRIGSLLLNPGGPGGSAVDMVAAMTSGLQRTDIGRHFDLVGFDPRGVGHSTPSLRCRTDAEFDAYRSEPMVDYSPAGVAHIEQVYQQLAQRCVARVGAAFLANVGTASAVRDMDMVRQALGDEQINYLGYSYGTELGTAYLERFSDHVRAMVLDGAIDPTVGPIQEDIQQMAGFQTAFTDYAADCARSAACPLGTDPSQWVNRYHALIDPLATTPGRTSDPRGLGYADATTGTINALYTPAYWKYLTSGLLGLQRGTDAGDLLLLADDYNGRDRNGHYTNDQDAFNAIRCVDAPAPTDSASWISADQQIRQVAPFLSYGPFTGTAPRDICALWPVPATSTPHPAPPVAPGKVVVVSTTHDPATPYQAGVDLARELGSPLITYDGTQHTAVFNGDQCVDTAVVRYFVDGILPPASLQCQP, translated from the coding sequence ATGGCAGCCATGCTGCGCCTGAGATCGTTGAGCTCGGCGCTGCTTTCGTTAGGGCTGTTGCTACACCCGGCAATGGCGCTGCCAGTGGCTGGCGCCAGTCCAGAGCAGCCCCCGAGCCCGGTGCCGGCCGCGGTGCCACAGCAGAACTGGGGCAACTGCAGCGTGTTCCTGCCCGACACCAGCGACATCCCTTCGGCACAGTGCGCAACGGTGTCGGTGCCGGTCGACTACAACAATCCCGGTGGGGCGCACGCCAAGTTGGCGGTGATCCGCGTTCCGGCGACTGGTCAACGGATCGGGTCGCTGCTGCTCAATCCGGGAGGACCCGGGGGATCCGCGGTCGACATGGTCGCCGCAATGACATCGGGGCTACAACGGACCGATATCGGCCGTCACTTCGATCTGGTGGGGTTCGACCCGCGCGGCGTCGGCCACTCAACCCCGTCGCTTCGGTGCCGCACCGACGCCGAGTTCGACGCGTACCGGAGCGAACCGATGGTTGACTACAGCCCGGCGGGTGTGGCGCACATCGAGCAGGTCTACCAGCAGCTCGCCCAGCGGTGTGTTGCCCGGGTCGGCGCCGCATTCTTGGCGAACGTGGGGACCGCGTCCGCCGTGCGCGACATGGATATGGTCCGTCAGGCTCTGGGTGACGAGCAGATCAACTACCTCGGCTACAGCTACGGCACCGAATTGGGTACCGCCTATCTCGAGCGGTTCAGCGACCATGTGCGGGCGATGGTGCTCGACGGCGCCATTGACCCGACCGTTGGCCCAATCCAGGAAGACATCCAGCAAATGGCGGGATTCCAGACCGCGTTCACCGACTATGCCGCGGACTGCGCCCGCTCGGCGGCCTGCCCGCTGGGCACTGACCCCAGCCAATGGGTCAACCGATACCACGCGCTGATCGACCCGTTGGCCACCACGCCGGGTCGGACGTCGGATCCACGCGGCCTGGGTTACGCCGACGCGACCACCGGCACCATCAATGCGCTCTACACCCCGGCATACTGGAAATACCTGACCAGTGGCCTGCTTGGGCTGCAGCGCGGCACCGATGCTGGTGACTTGCTGTTGCTCGCCGACGACTACAACGGCCGGGACCGCAATGGGCACTACACCAACGACCAGGACGCGTTCAACGCGATCCGCTGCGTCGACGCGCCGGCGCCAACGGATTCGGCGAGCTGGATATCGGCCGACCAGCAGATCCGTCAGGTCGCTCCGTTCCTCAGCTACGGGCCATTCACCGGCACCGCCCCGCGCGATATCTGTGCGCTGTGGCCGGTGCCGGCGACGTCGACGCCGCACCCCGCGCCGCCGGTCGCGCCGGGCAAGGTCGTCGTGGTCTCGACCACGCACGACCCGGCCACCCCATATCAGGCCGGGGTAGACCTGGCTCGCGAGCTGGGCAGCCCGCTGATCACCTACGACGGAACCCAGCACACCGCGGTGTTCAACGGCGACCAGTGCGTGGATACCGCGGTGGTGCGTTACTTTGTCGACGGGATTTTGCCACCGGCGTCCCTGCAATGTCAGCCCTAA
- a CDS encoding WS/DGAT/MGAT family O-acyltransferase — MQRLSGLDASFLYLETSSQPMHVCSIMELDTSTMPGGYTFDRLRDALSLRIKAMPEFRERLANSPLNLDHPVWVDDPNFHVDRHLHRIGLPPPGGRAELSEICGHIASLPLDRRRPLWEMWVIEGVAGTDCHRDGGRVAVMTKVHHAGVDGVTGANLMSRLCATEADAPPPDPVDGVGGASGWQIAAGGLLRFAARPLHLANVLPSTVSSVIATVARARDGLTMARPFAAPRTSFNARISGRRNIAYAELDLEDIKTVKNHFGVKVNDVVMALVSGVLRHYLSERNVLPDSSLVAMVPISVHGKSDRPGRNQVSGMFSSLQTHVADPVERLNAIAQANSVAKQHSSAIGATLLQDWSQFAAPAVFGVAMRLYARTRLTESLPVHNLVVSNVPGPQLPLYLLGCEVKAMYPLGPIFHGAGLNITVMSLNGNLDVGLISCPELLPDLWEMADEFGIGLEELLAAIK, encoded by the coding sequence ATGCAGCGGCTTAGTGGACTGGATGCCAGCTTCCTGTACCTGGAAACCTCCTCGCAGCCCATGCATGTCTGTTCGATCATGGAATTGGATACCTCGACGATGCCGGGCGGCTATACCTTTGACCGGCTGCGTGACGCGCTATCGCTGCGCATCAAGGCGATGCCGGAGTTTCGCGAACGGCTCGCCAATAGTCCGCTGAACCTCGACCATCCGGTCTGGGTGGACGACCCGAACTTCCATGTGGACCGCCATCTGCACCGTATCGGGTTGCCGCCCCCAGGAGGGCGGGCCGAACTTTCGGAAATCTGTGGCCATATCGCGTCGTTACCATTGGACCGCCGCCGACCGCTGTGGGAGATGTGGGTGATCGAAGGCGTGGCGGGCACCGACTGTCACCGCGATGGCGGCCGCGTGGCGGTGATGACCAAGGTGCACCACGCTGGCGTGGACGGGGTGACCGGCGCCAACCTGATGTCGCGGCTATGTGCCACCGAAGCCGACGCGCCGCCACCGGACCCGGTAGACGGCGTCGGCGGCGCCAGCGGCTGGCAGATCGCCGCGGGCGGGCTCTTGCGGTTCGCCGCCCGGCCACTGCATCTGGCCAACGTGTTGCCCAGCACGGTGTCCTCGGTGATCGCGACGGTGGCCCGGGCCCGCGACGGCCTGACCATGGCGCGGCCGTTCGCAGCGCCCCGAACGTCGTTCAATGCGCGCATCAGCGGCCGCCGCAACATCGCTTACGCCGAGCTGGATCTCGAGGACATCAAGACGGTGAAGAACCACTTCGGCGTCAAGGTCAATGACGTGGTGATGGCGCTGGTTTCGGGGGTGCTTCGACACTACTTGAGCGAGCGCAACGTGTTGCCAGATTCGTCGCTGGTGGCGATGGTGCCAATCTCCGTGCATGGCAAGTCTGATCGGCCTGGCCGCAATCAGGTTTCGGGCATGTTTTCCAGCTTACAGACCCACGTTGCCGATCCAGTGGAACGACTGAACGCTATCGCGCAAGCGAATTCAGTTGCTAAGCAACATAGTTCGGCTATCGGCGCCACGCTGCTGCAGGATTGGTCGCAGTTCGCCGCGCCAGCGGTCTTTGGGGTGGCGATGCGGCTCTACGCCCGAACCCGATTGACCGAGAGCCTGCCGGTGCACAACTTGGTGGTCTCCAATGTGCCCGGTCCCCAGCTGCCGCTGTACCTGCTGGGTTGTGAGGTCAAGGCGATGTATCCGTTAGGGCCGATCTTTCACGGCGCGGGTCTCAACATCACCGTGATGTCGCTGAACGGCAACTTAGACGTCGGGCTCATCTCGTGCCCGGAACTGCTGCCGGACTTATGGGAGATGGCCGACGAGTTCGGCATCGGTTTAGAAGAGCTGCTCGCAGCCATCAAATAG
- the glnA gene encoding type I glutamate--ammonia ligase — protein MDRQKEFVLRTLEERDIRFVRLWFTDVLGYLKSVAIAPAELEGAFEEGIGFDGSSIEGFARVSESDTVAHPDPSTFQVLPWATPAGHHHSARMFCDITMPDGSPSWADPRHVLRRQLTKANDLGFSCYVHPEIEFFLLKAGSEEGATPIPVDNAGYFDQAVHDSASDFRRQAIEALEFMGISVEFSHHEGAPGQQEIDLRFADALSMADNVMTFRYVIKEVAIENGARASFMPKPFAQHPGSAMHTHMSLFEGDVNAFHSPDDVLQLSEVGKSFIAGILEHASEISAVTNQWVNSYKRLVHGGEAPTAASWGAANRSALVRVPMYSPHKASSRRVEVRSPDSACNPYLAFAVLLAAGLRGVEKGYVLGPQAEDNVWDLTPEERRTMGYRELPTSLDSALRAMEASELVAEALGEHVFDFFLRNKRAEWANYRSHVTPYELKTYLSL, from the coding sequence ATGGATCGACAGAAGGAATTTGTCCTGCGCACGCTCGAGGAGCGGGACATCCGCTTTGTGCGCCTGTGGTTCACCGACGTGCTCGGCTACCTCAAGTCGGTCGCGATTGCTCCCGCCGAGCTAGAGGGTGCTTTCGAGGAAGGCATCGGCTTCGACGGATCCTCGATCGAGGGCTTCGCGCGGGTCTCGGAATCTGACACCGTGGCGCACCCGGATCCGTCGACCTTCCAGGTCCTGCCCTGGGCTACTCCCGCCGGTCACCACCACTCGGCACGGATGTTCTGCGATATCACCATGCCGGACGGCTCGCCGTCGTGGGCAGACCCGCGACACGTGTTGCGGCGTCAGCTGACGAAGGCCAACGACCTTGGTTTTTCCTGCTACGTCCATCCCGAAATCGAATTCTTCCTCCTCAAGGCCGGGTCCGAGGAGGGGGCGACGCCCATTCCCGTCGATAACGCCGGCTATTTCGACCAAGCGGTGCACGACTCGGCGTCGGACTTTCGCCGGCAGGCGATCGAGGCCCTGGAATTCATGGGTATCTCGGTGGAGTTCAGCCACCACGAAGGTGCGCCCGGGCAGCAGGAGATCGACCTGCGTTTCGCCGACGCGCTGTCGATGGCCGACAACGTGATGACCTTCCGCTACGTCATCAAAGAAGTCGCGATCGAAAACGGTGCACGGGCATCATTCATGCCCAAGCCGTTCGCGCAGCACCCTGGCTCCGCGATGCACACCCATATGAGTTTGTTCGAGGGTGACGTTAACGCCTTCCACAGCCCCGACGATGTGCTGCAATTGTCGGAAGTCGGCAAATCCTTTATTGCCGGGATCCTGGAGCATGCCTCCGAGATCAGCGCGGTCACCAATCAATGGGTCAACTCCTACAAGCGGCTGGTGCACGGCGGTGAAGCGCCCACTGCCGCGTCGTGGGGGGCGGCCAACCGGTCGGCCCTGGTGCGGGTGCCGATGTACAGCCCGCATAAGGCGTCGTCGCGGCGGGTCGAGGTGCGCAGTCCCGATTCGGCGTGCAACCCCTATCTGGCATTTGCCGTGCTGCTGGCCGCCGGCTTGCGCGGGGTGGAGAAGGGTTACGTGCTGGGGCCGCAGGCCGAAGACAACGTCTGGGACCTCACGCCCGAAGAGCGGCGCACTATGGGATACCGCGAGCTGCCAACCAGTCTCGACAGTGCGCTTCGCGCCATGGAGGCCTCCGAGCTCGTCGCGGAAGCCCTGGGGGAGCACGTTTTTGACTTCTTCTTGCGCAATAAGCGCGCGGAGTGGGCGAACTACCGTAGTCATGTCACGCCCTATGAGCTGAAGACTTACCTGTCGTTGTAG